Proteins from a genomic interval of Kitasatospora herbaricolor:
- a CDS encoding DJ-1/PfpI family protein: protein MQIAVLLYDRFTALDAVGPYEVLGRIPGAEVVFAAARPGPVRTDQGTLAVTADAALSEVTSPDVLLVPGGPGTAEVLADPATLDWIRLVDAGTTWTTSVCSGSLLLGAAGLLEGRRATSHWISLEHLPAFGAVPTAERVVVDGKYATAAGVSAGIDLALELTGRIAGDETARAIQLVVEYDPRPPYDAGSVATAPAGLVAALRASDLVVGAP from the coding sequence ATGCAGATCGCCGTCCTGCTCTACGACCGTTTCACCGCGCTCGACGCCGTCGGCCCCTACGAGGTGCTCGGCCGGATCCCCGGGGCCGAGGTGGTCTTCGCGGCCGCCCGGCCGGGGCCGGTCCGCACCGACCAGGGCACGCTGGCCGTGACCGCCGACGCCGCGCTGTCGGAGGTGACCTCGCCGGACGTCCTGCTCGTCCCGGGCGGCCCGGGGACCGCCGAGGTCCTGGCCGACCCGGCCACCCTGGACTGGATCCGCCTGGTCGACGCCGGCACCACCTGGACCACCTCGGTCTGCTCGGGCTCCCTGCTGCTGGGCGCGGCCGGACTGCTCGAAGGGCGCCGGGCCACCTCGCACTGGATCAGTCTGGAGCACCTCCCGGCCTTCGGGGCCGTCCCCACCGCCGAGCGGGTCGTGGTGGACGGCAAGTACGCCACCGCCGCCGGGGTGTCGGCCGGCATCGACCTCGCCCTGGAGCTCACCGGCCGGATCGCGGGCGACGAGACCGCCCGGGCGATCCAGCTGGTGGTGGAGTACGACCCGCGGCCGCCGTACGACGCCGGGTCCGTCGCCACCGCGCCCGCCGGGCTGGTGGCGGCCCTGCGGGCGAGCGACCTGGTGGTCGGCGCACCCTGA